The proteins below are encoded in one region of Belonocnema kinseyi isolate 2016_QV_RU_SX_M_011 chromosome 3, B_treatae_v1, whole genome shotgun sequence:
- the LOC117168675 gene encoding ataxin-2-like protein isoform X3 — protein sequence MNSKRKNRSNTTTRSPRARERSVAAEGVYNNAHFMHAITSHVGNIVQIQTHNGSMYEGVFRTFSCSFDVVLEMAHRVEHSGKISVESVVEKLIFKPQDIITITAKDVDLDYATRDTFQTDTAISKFNGLIREKELEPWDAPSTMNGDDFDLDGANGWDVNEMFRKNEQIYGVQSTFEPSLAGYTLQLQRKDTKEFKDQEMRAAEIAHEIESQPNHKARLDLENGDEEERFAAVSRPNEGKYVPPAKRRHVNAGKLVRSTPPPVSPGPTTNKNTFNQPPSSNVNANIPQSANIPVGMSAHASPQPHPIPLNVGMPPSGVVVTYPPPFVPTPTTQPPPSAGVPVMPPAQAQSQNASSIPQVPFSPQQQQQNNVNEKRERPGRQQGHQVDKVPPAPFPQANMASSHQQTQHTPHAPIQQQNSIEGQRCDIMPPKSDHRKMPTPRGREEHHAELAQFSRDFILNETSAQETPPISRKHQQQHQDTHSAQVQQSHHQQAHHHQNPSQQIQQQPQSQHQAAHQQHQHQQSVQEEPLVTSKPPPGPVPVQTTSPSQQAPQTTPPMQAPEPAVEKITTQFKKSTLNPNAKEFNPNAKPFTPVRDYRSPSTPTPSRPHTPQTPQYSGATMSTAVVMPAYVMTSQPPSAFSQPQSQPVTRFRKGQYLVPMMQHRAPDIASQMQVAAATGQPLLAPAPLHPPFQVPYPGQPAYQQMVRMVQAPPPPPHMGTPYHHHHESQGPQAPGLQYMGPHGHPHHVAQQPPSQTPSPANPNQPHTPGAYNPPGTPQPSYPQPPPQGHAPSYPIMCPLLPPHIPLPPQHMQYLQQQPPPGQQTIPVILPHNQ from the exons ATGAATAGCAAAAGGAAGAACCGTTCAAACACCACTACTAG ATCCCCGCGGGCGAGGGAGAGAAGCGTAGCTGCAGAGGGTGTTTATAATAATGCTCACTTCATGCATGCAATCACCAGCCATGTCGGCAACATTGTTCAG ATTCAAACTCACAATGGTTCAATGTATGAAGGCGTATTTAGGACCTTTTCATGCAGCTTCGATGTCGTTCTGGAAATGGCACACCGAGTTGAACACTCGGGAAAAATTAGCGTGGAAAGTGTGGTAGAGAAACTGATTTTTAAGCCCCAAGATATTATAACAATAACAGCTAAGGATGTGGACTTGGACTACGCCACCAGAGATACATTCCAGACAGATACAGCTATAAGTAAATTTAATGGTTTAATCCGCGAAAAGGAACTGGAACCTTGGGATGCTCCTTCTACCATGAACGGTGATGATTTTGACCTGGATGGTGCA AACGGGTGGGATGTAAACGAAATGTTTCGTAAAAACGAACAAATCTATGGAGTTCAATCTACTTTTGAACCTTCCTTGGCTGGATATACACTGCAGCTTCAGCGTAAGGATACAAAAGAATTTAAGGACCAGGAAATGAGGGCGGCAGAGATAGCACATGAGATAGAATCTCAACCTAATCATAAGGCGCGACTAGACCTTGAAAACGGAGACGAAGAAGAGAGATTCGCTGCCGTG TCGAGGCCCAACGAAGGTAAATACGTGCCACCAGCAAAGAGGAGACACGTGAACGCCGGAAAGCTAGTGCGTTCTACGCCACCGCCTGTCTCGCCCGGACCGACgacaaataaaaatactttcaatcaGCCACCATCGTCCAACGTAAATGCGAATATTCCGCAGTCGGCTAATATTCCAGTGGGTATGTCTGCACATGCATCTCCACAACCGCATCCGATTCCTCTCAATGTGGGGATGCCACCAAGTGGTGTAGTCGTAACTTATCCTCCGCCTTTTGTGCCAACACCTACGACACAGCCTCCACCAAGTGCAGGAGTGCCTG ttatGCCACCAGCACAGGCTCAATCGCAGAATGCTTCTTCGATTCCGCAAGTTCCCTTCTCCCCGCAACAGcaacaacaaaataatgtaaatgaAAAACGCGAACGACCTGGAAGACAGCAAGGACATCAAGTTGATAAGGTTCCACCGGCACCATTTCCTCAGGCTAACATGGCTTCCTCACACCAGCAAACGCAGCACACACCACACGCTCCGATTCAGCAGCAGAATTCTATTGAAGGACAGCGATGTGATATTATGCCTCCGAAATCAGATCATAGAAAG ATGCCAACCCCCAGAGGAAGAGAGGAGCACCACGCCGAACTGGCGCAGTTTTCACGGGACTTCATACTGAACGAGACATCCGCTCAAGAAACTCCTCCCATTTCTAGAAAGCATCAACAACAGCATCAAGATACACATTCCGCACAAGTTCAACAGTCCCATCATCAGCAAGCTCATCATCATCAAAATCCTTCACAACAAATACAACAGCAACCACAGTCGCAACATCAAGCAGCACATCAGCAACATCAGCATCAGCAGTCTGTACAAGAGGAACCGCTTGTCACTAGCAAACCGCCACCAGGTCCAGTACCAGTTCAGACAACATCTCCTTCTCAACAAGCGCCACAGACAACTCCACCAATGCAAGCACCAGAACCAGCGGTGGAGAAGATCACAACGCAATTCAAAAAGTCAACCTTGAATCCAAATGCTAAAGAGTTTAACCCTAATGCCAAACCGTTCACGCCGGTAAGGGACTAT CGATCTCCCAGCACACCTACACCGAGCAGGCCGCACACTCCACAAACTCCACAATACAGTGGTGCAACAATGTCTACTGCAGTTGTCATGCCAGCATATGTAATGACAAGTCAACCTCCATCTGCTTTCTCTCAACCCCAATCCCAACCTGTGACAAGGTTCCGGAAGGGTCAATACCTAG TACCCATGATGCAACACCGCGCGCCAGACATAGCATCGCAGATGCAAGTGGCAGCGGCAACTGGACAACCCTTGCTGGCTCCAGCGCCGCTGCATCCACCATTCCAGGTGCCTTATCCGGGTCAACCAGCCTACCAGCAAATGGTGCGCATGGTGCAAGCGCCTCCACCTCCGCCACATATGGGAACGCCTTACCACCATCACCACGAGTCTCAAGGACCACAGGCTCCAGGACTCCAGTACATGGGACCACATGGTCACCCACATCATGTTGCTCAGCAGCCCCCTAGCCAAACTCCCTCTCCGGCCAATCCCAATCAACCACACACGCCTGGAGCCTACAACCCACCCGGTACTCCACAGCCCTCATACCCTCAACCACCTCCTCAAGGTCACGCGCCATCCTATCCCATCATGTGCCCTCTGCTTCCACCACACATACCCCTACCTCCTCAACATATGCAATACCTACAACAACAACCACCACCAGGACAACAAACCATACCAGTCATCCTGCCTCATAATCAGTAG
- the LOC117168675 gene encoding ataxin-2-like protein isoform X2: protein MQFGITGKFAKIPVPTRKREGPQQTGGRYPPTDEETSSAVRMNSKRKNRSNTTTRSPRARERSVAAEGVYNNAHFMHAITSHVGNIVQIQTHNGSMYEGVFRTFSCSFDVVLEMAHRVEHSGKISVESVVEKLIFKPQDIITITAKDVDLDYATRDTFQTDTAISKFNGLIREKELEPWDAPSTMNGDDFDLDGANGWDVNEMFRKNEQIYGVQSTFEPSLAGYTLQLQRKDTKEFKDQEMRAAEIAHEIESQPNHKARLDLENGDEEERFAAVSRPNEGKYVPPAKRRHVNAGKLVRSTPPPVSPGPTTNKNTFNQPPSSNVNANIPQSANIPVGMSAHASPQPHPIPLNVGMPPSGVVVTYPPPFVPTPTTQPPPSAGVPVMPPAQAQSQNASSIPQVPFSPQQQQQNNVNEKRERPGRQQGHQVDKVPPAPFPQANMASSHQQTQHTPHAPIQQQNSIEGQRCDIMPPKSDHRKMPTPRGREEHHAELAQFSRDFILNETSAQETPPISRKHQQQHQDTHSAQVQQSHHQQAHHHQNPSQQIQQQPQSQHQAAHQQHQHQQSVQEEPLVTSKPPPGPVPVQTTSPSQQAPQTTPPMQAPEPAVEKITTQFKKSTLNPNAKEFNPNAKPFTPRSPSTPTPSRPHTPQTPQYSGATMSTAVVMPAYVMTSQPPSAFSQPQSQPVTRFRKGQYLVPMMQHRAPDIASQMQVAAATGQPLLAPAPLHPPFQVPYPGQPAYQQMVRMVQAPPPPPHMGTPYHHHHESQGPQAPGLQYMGPHGHPHHVAQQPPSQTPSPANPNQPHTPGAYNPPGTPQPSYPQPPPQGHAPSYPIMCPLLPPHIPLPPQHMQYLQQQPPPGQQTIPVILPHNQ from the exons ATGCAGTTTG GTATCACCGGGAAATTTGCCAAAATTCCGGTCCCGACAAGGAAACGAGAAGGCCCCCAGCAAACCGGCGGCAGGTATCCACCAACTGACGAGGAAACATCGTCGGCTGTCAGGATGAATAGCAAAAGGAAGAACCGTTCAAACACCACTACTAG ATCCCCGCGGGCGAGGGAGAGAAGCGTAGCTGCAGAGGGTGTTTATAATAATGCTCACTTCATGCATGCAATCACCAGCCATGTCGGCAACATTGTTCAG ATTCAAACTCACAATGGTTCAATGTATGAAGGCGTATTTAGGACCTTTTCATGCAGCTTCGATGTCGTTCTGGAAATGGCACACCGAGTTGAACACTCGGGAAAAATTAGCGTGGAAAGTGTGGTAGAGAAACTGATTTTTAAGCCCCAAGATATTATAACAATAACAGCTAAGGATGTGGACTTGGACTACGCCACCAGAGATACATTCCAGACAGATACAGCTATAAGTAAATTTAATGGTTTAATCCGCGAAAAGGAACTGGAACCTTGGGATGCTCCTTCTACCATGAACGGTGATGATTTTGACCTGGATGGTGCA AACGGGTGGGATGTAAACGAAATGTTTCGTAAAAACGAACAAATCTATGGAGTTCAATCTACTTTTGAACCTTCCTTGGCTGGATATACACTGCAGCTTCAGCGTAAGGATACAAAAGAATTTAAGGACCAGGAAATGAGGGCGGCAGAGATAGCACATGAGATAGAATCTCAACCTAATCATAAGGCGCGACTAGACCTTGAAAACGGAGACGAAGAAGAGAGATTCGCTGCCGTG TCGAGGCCCAACGAAGGTAAATACGTGCCACCAGCAAAGAGGAGACACGTGAACGCCGGAAAGCTAGTGCGTTCTACGCCACCGCCTGTCTCGCCCGGACCGACgacaaataaaaatactttcaatcaGCCACCATCGTCCAACGTAAATGCGAATATTCCGCAGTCGGCTAATATTCCAGTGGGTATGTCTGCACATGCATCTCCACAACCGCATCCGATTCCTCTCAATGTGGGGATGCCACCAAGTGGTGTAGTCGTAACTTATCCTCCGCCTTTTGTGCCAACACCTACGACACAGCCTCCACCAAGTGCAGGAGTGCCTG ttatGCCACCAGCACAGGCTCAATCGCAGAATGCTTCTTCGATTCCGCAAGTTCCCTTCTCCCCGCAACAGcaacaacaaaataatgtaaatgaAAAACGCGAACGACCTGGAAGACAGCAAGGACATCAAGTTGATAAGGTTCCACCGGCACCATTTCCTCAGGCTAACATGGCTTCCTCACACCAGCAAACGCAGCACACACCACACGCTCCGATTCAGCAGCAGAATTCTATTGAAGGACAGCGATGTGATATTATGCCTCCGAAATCAGATCATAGAAAG ATGCCAACCCCCAGAGGAAGAGAGGAGCACCACGCCGAACTGGCGCAGTTTTCACGGGACTTCATACTGAACGAGACATCCGCTCAAGAAACTCCTCCCATTTCTAGAAAGCATCAACAACAGCATCAAGATACACATTCCGCACAAGTTCAACAGTCCCATCATCAGCAAGCTCATCATCATCAAAATCCTTCACAACAAATACAACAGCAACCACAGTCGCAACATCAAGCAGCACATCAGCAACATCAGCATCAGCAGTCTGTACAAGAGGAACCGCTTGTCACTAGCAAACCGCCACCAGGTCCAGTACCAGTTCAGACAACATCTCCTTCTCAACAAGCGCCACAGACAACTCCACCAATGCAAGCACCAGAACCAGCGGTGGAGAAGATCACAACGCAATTCAAAAAGTCAACCTTGAATCCAAATGCTAAAGAGTTTAACCCTAATGCCAAACCGTTCACGCCG CGATCTCCCAGCACACCTACACCGAGCAGGCCGCACACTCCACAAACTCCACAATACAGTGGTGCAACAATGTCTACTGCAGTTGTCATGCCAGCATATGTAATGACAAGTCAACCTCCATCTGCTTTCTCTCAACCCCAATCCCAACCTGTGACAAGGTTCCGGAAGGGTCAATACCTAG TACCCATGATGCAACACCGCGCGCCAGACATAGCATCGCAGATGCAAGTGGCAGCGGCAACTGGACAACCCTTGCTGGCTCCAGCGCCGCTGCATCCACCATTCCAGGTGCCTTATCCGGGTCAACCAGCCTACCAGCAAATGGTGCGCATGGTGCAAGCGCCTCCACCTCCGCCACATATGGGAACGCCTTACCACCATCACCACGAGTCTCAAGGACCACAGGCTCCAGGACTCCAGTACATGGGACCACATGGTCACCCACATCATGTTGCTCAGCAGCCCCCTAGCCAAACTCCCTCTCCGGCCAATCCCAATCAACCACACACGCCTGGAGCCTACAACCCACCCGGTACTCCACAGCCCTCATACCCTCAACCACCTCCTCAAGGTCACGCGCCATCCTATCCCATCATGTGCCCTCTGCTTCCACCACACATACCCCTACCTCCTCAACATATGCAATACCTACAACAACAACCACCACCAGGACAACAAACCATACCAGTCATCCTGCCTCATAATCAGTAG
- the LOC117168675 gene encoding ataxin-2-like protein isoform X1, producing the protein MQFGITGKFAKIPVPTRKREGPQQTGGRYPPTDEETSSAVRMNSKRKNRSNTTTRSPRARERSVAAEGVYNNAHFMHAITSHVGNIVQIQTHNGSMYEGVFRTFSCSFDVVLEMAHRVEHSGKISVESVVEKLIFKPQDIITITAKDVDLDYATRDTFQTDTAISKFNGLIREKELEPWDAPSTMNGDDFDLDGANGWDVNEMFRKNEQIYGVQSTFEPSLAGYTLQLQRKDTKEFKDQEMRAAEIAHEIESQPNHKARLDLENGDEEERFAAVSRPNEGKYVPPAKRRHVNAGKLVRSTPPPVSPGPTTNKNTFNQPPSSNVNANIPQSANIPVGMSAHASPQPHPIPLNVGMPPSGVVVTYPPPFVPTPTTQPPPSAGVPVMPPAQAQSQNASSIPQVPFSPQQQQQNNVNEKRERPGRQQGHQVDKVPPAPFPQANMASSHQQTQHTPHAPIQQQNSIEGQRCDIMPPKSDHRKMPTPRGREEHHAELAQFSRDFILNETSAQETPPISRKHQQQHQDTHSAQVQQSHHQQAHHHQNPSQQIQQQPQSQHQAAHQQHQHQQSVQEEPLVTSKPPPGPVPVQTTSPSQQAPQTTPPMQAPEPAVEKITTQFKKSTLNPNAKEFNPNAKPFTPVRDYRSPSTPTPSRPHTPQTPQYSGATMSTAVVMPAYVMTSQPPSAFSQPQSQPVTRFRKGQYLVPMMQHRAPDIASQMQVAAATGQPLLAPAPLHPPFQVPYPGQPAYQQMVRMVQAPPPPPHMGTPYHHHHESQGPQAPGLQYMGPHGHPHHVAQQPPSQTPSPANPNQPHTPGAYNPPGTPQPSYPQPPPQGHAPSYPIMCPLLPPHIPLPPQHMQYLQQQPPPGQQTIPVILPHNQ; encoded by the exons ATGCAGTTTG GTATCACCGGGAAATTTGCCAAAATTCCGGTCCCGACAAGGAAACGAGAAGGCCCCCAGCAAACCGGCGGCAGGTATCCACCAACTGACGAGGAAACATCGTCGGCTGTCAGGATGAATAGCAAAAGGAAGAACCGTTCAAACACCACTACTAG ATCCCCGCGGGCGAGGGAGAGAAGCGTAGCTGCAGAGGGTGTTTATAATAATGCTCACTTCATGCATGCAATCACCAGCCATGTCGGCAACATTGTTCAG ATTCAAACTCACAATGGTTCAATGTATGAAGGCGTATTTAGGACCTTTTCATGCAGCTTCGATGTCGTTCTGGAAATGGCACACCGAGTTGAACACTCGGGAAAAATTAGCGTGGAAAGTGTGGTAGAGAAACTGATTTTTAAGCCCCAAGATATTATAACAATAACAGCTAAGGATGTGGACTTGGACTACGCCACCAGAGATACATTCCAGACAGATACAGCTATAAGTAAATTTAATGGTTTAATCCGCGAAAAGGAACTGGAACCTTGGGATGCTCCTTCTACCATGAACGGTGATGATTTTGACCTGGATGGTGCA AACGGGTGGGATGTAAACGAAATGTTTCGTAAAAACGAACAAATCTATGGAGTTCAATCTACTTTTGAACCTTCCTTGGCTGGATATACACTGCAGCTTCAGCGTAAGGATACAAAAGAATTTAAGGACCAGGAAATGAGGGCGGCAGAGATAGCACATGAGATAGAATCTCAACCTAATCATAAGGCGCGACTAGACCTTGAAAACGGAGACGAAGAAGAGAGATTCGCTGCCGTG TCGAGGCCCAACGAAGGTAAATACGTGCCACCAGCAAAGAGGAGACACGTGAACGCCGGAAAGCTAGTGCGTTCTACGCCACCGCCTGTCTCGCCCGGACCGACgacaaataaaaatactttcaatcaGCCACCATCGTCCAACGTAAATGCGAATATTCCGCAGTCGGCTAATATTCCAGTGGGTATGTCTGCACATGCATCTCCACAACCGCATCCGATTCCTCTCAATGTGGGGATGCCACCAAGTGGTGTAGTCGTAACTTATCCTCCGCCTTTTGTGCCAACACCTACGACACAGCCTCCACCAAGTGCAGGAGTGCCTG ttatGCCACCAGCACAGGCTCAATCGCAGAATGCTTCTTCGATTCCGCAAGTTCCCTTCTCCCCGCAACAGcaacaacaaaataatgtaaatgaAAAACGCGAACGACCTGGAAGACAGCAAGGACATCAAGTTGATAAGGTTCCACCGGCACCATTTCCTCAGGCTAACATGGCTTCCTCACACCAGCAAACGCAGCACACACCACACGCTCCGATTCAGCAGCAGAATTCTATTGAAGGACAGCGATGTGATATTATGCCTCCGAAATCAGATCATAGAAAG ATGCCAACCCCCAGAGGAAGAGAGGAGCACCACGCCGAACTGGCGCAGTTTTCACGGGACTTCATACTGAACGAGACATCCGCTCAAGAAACTCCTCCCATTTCTAGAAAGCATCAACAACAGCATCAAGATACACATTCCGCACAAGTTCAACAGTCCCATCATCAGCAAGCTCATCATCATCAAAATCCTTCACAACAAATACAACAGCAACCACAGTCGCAACATCAAGCAGCACATCAGCAACATCAGCATCAGCAGTCTGTACAAGAGGAACCGCTTGTCACTAGCAAACCGCCACCAGGTCCAGTACCAGTTCAGACAACATCTCCTTCTCAACAAGCGCCACAGACAACTCCACCAATGCAAGCACCAGAACCAGCGGTGGAGAAGATCACAACGCAATTCAAAAAGTCAACCTTGAATCCAAATGCTAAAGAGTTTAACCCTAATGCCAAACCGTTCACGCCGGTAAGGGACTAT CGATCTCCCAGCACACCTACACCGAGCAGGCCGCACACTCCACAAACTCCACAATACAGTGGTGCAACAATGTCTACTGCAGTTGTCATGCCAGCATATGTAATGACAAGTCAACCTCCATCTGCTTTCTCTCAACCCCAATCCCAACCTGTGACAAGGTTCCGGAAGGGTCAATACCTAG TACCCATGATGCAACACCGCGCGCCAGACATAGCATCGCAGATGCAAGTGGCAGCGGCAACTGGACAACCCTTGCTGGCTCCAGCGCCGCTGCATCCACCATTCCAGGTGCCTTATCCGGGTCAACCAGCCTACCAGCAAATGGTGCGCATGGTGCAAGCGCCTCCACCTCCGCCACATATGGGAACGCCTTACCACCATCACCACGAGTCTCAAGGACCACAGGCTCCAGGACTCCAGTACATGGGACCACATGGTCACCCACATCATGTTGCTCAGCAGCCCCCTAGCCAAACTCCCTCTCCGGCCAATCCCAATCAACCACACACGCCTGGAGCCTACAACCCACCCGGTACTCCACAGCCCTCATACCCTCAACCACCTCCTCAAGGTCACGCGCCATCCTATCCCATCATGTGCCCTCTGCTTCCACCACACATACCCCTACCTCCTCAACATATGCAATACCTACAACAACAACCACCACCAGGACAACAAACCATACCAGTCATCCTGCCTCATAATCAGTAG
- the LOC117168675 gene encoding ataxin-2-like protein isoform X4, with amino-acid sequence MQFGITGKFAKIPVPTRKREGPQQTGGRYPPTDEETSSAVRMNSKRKNRSNTTTRSPRARERSVAAEGVYNNAHFMHAITSHVGNIVQIQTHNGSMYEGVFRTFSCSFDVVLEMAHRVEHSGKISVESVVEKLIFKPQDIITITAKDVDLDYATRDTFQTDTAISKFNGLIREKELEPWDAPSTMNGDDFDLDGANGWDVNEMFRKNEQIYGVQSTFEPSLAGYTLQLQRKDTKEFKDQEMRAAEIAHEIESQPNHKARLDLENGDEEERFAAVSRPNEGKYVPPAKRRHVNAGKLVRSTPPPVSPGPTTNKNTFNQPPSSNVNANIPQSANIPVVMPPAQAQSQNASSIPQVPFSPQQQQQNNVNEKRERPGRQQGHQVDKVPPAPFPQANMASSHQQTQHTPHAPIQQQNSIEGQRCDIMPPKSDHRKMPTPRGREEHHAELAQFSRDFILNETSAQETPPISRKHQQQHQDTHSAQVQQSHHQQAHHHQNPSQQIQQQPQSQHQAAHQQHQHQQSVQEEPLVTSKPPPGPVPVQTTSPSQQAPQTTPPMQAPEPAVEKITTQFKKSTLNPNAKEFNPNAKPFTPVRDYRSPSTPTPSRPHTPQTPQYSGATMSTAVVMPAYVMTSQPPSAFSQPQSQPVTRFRKGQYLVPMMQHRAPDIASQMQVAAATGQPLLAPAPLHPPFQVPYPGQPAYQQMVRMVQAPPPPPHMGTPYHHHHESQGPQAPGLQYMGPHGHPHHVAQQPPSQTPSPANPNQPHTPGAYNPPGTPQPSYPQPPPQGHAPSYPIMCPLLPPHIPLPPQHMQYLQQQPPPGQQTIPVILPHNQ; translated from the exons ATGCAGTTTG GTATCACCGGGAAATTTGCCAAAATTCCGGTCCCGACAAGGAAACGAGAAGGCCCCCAGCAAACCGGCGGCAGGTATCCACCAACTGACGAGGAAACATCGTCGGCTGTCAGGATGAATAGCAAAAGGAAGAACCGTTCAAACACCACTACTAG ATCCCCGCGGGCGAGGGAGAGAAGCGTAGCTGCAGAGGGTGTTTATAATAATGCTCACTTCATGCATGCAATCACCAGCCATGTCGGCAACATTGTTCAG ATTCAAACTCACAATGGTTCAATGTATGAAGGCGTATTTAGGACCTTTTCATGCAGCTTCGATGTCGTTCTGGAAATGGCACACCGAGTTGAACACTCGGGAAAAATTAGCGTGGAAAGTGTGGTAGAGAAACTGATTTTTAAGCCCCAAGATATTATAACAATAACAGCTAAGGATGTGGACTTGGACTACGCCACCAGAGATACATTCCAGACAGATACAGCTATAAGTAAATTTAATGGTTTAATCCGCGAAAAGGAACTGGAACCTTGGGATGCTCCTTCTACCATGAACGGTGATGATTTTGACCTGGATGGTGCA AACGGGTGGGATGTAAACGAAATGTTTCGTAAAAACGAACAAATCTATGGAGTTCAATCTACTTTTGAACCTTCCTTGGCTGGATATACACTGCAGCTTCAGCGTAAGGATACAAAAGAATTTAAGGACCAGGAAATGAGGGCGGCAGAGATAGCACATGAGATAGAATCTCAACCTAATCATAAGGCGCGACTAGACCTTGAAAACGGAGACGAAGAAGAGAGATTCGCTGCCGTG TCGAGGCCCAACGAAGGTAAATACGTGCCACCAGCAAAGAGGAGACACGTGAACGCCGGAAAGCTAGTGCGTTCTACGCCACCGCCTGTCTCGCCCGGACCGACgacaaataaaaatactttcaatcaGCCACCATCGTCCAACGTAAATGCGAATATTCCGCAGTCGGCTAATATTCCAGTGG ttatGCCACCAGCACAGGCTCAATCGCAGAATGCTTCTTCGATTCCGCAAGTTCCCTTCTCCCCGCAACAGcaacaacaaaataatgtaaatgaAAAACGCGAACGACCTGGAAGACAGCAAGGACATCAAGTTGATAAGGTTCCACCGGCACCATTTCCTCAGGCTAACATGGCTTCCTCACACCAGCAAACGCAGCACACACCACACGCTCCGATTCAGCAGCAGAATTCTATTGAAGGACAGCGATGTGATATTATGCCTCCGAAATCAGATCATAGAAAG ATGCCAACCCCCAGAGGAAGAGAGGAGCACCACGCCGAACTGGCGCAGTTTTCACGGGACTTCATACTGAACGAGACATCCGCTCAAGAAACTCCTCCCATTTCTAGAAAGCATCAACAACAGCATCAAGATACACATTCCGCACAAGTTCAACAGTCCCATCATCAGCAAGCTCATCATCATCAAAATCCTTCACAACAAATACAACAGCAACCACAGTCGCAACATCAAGCAGCACATCAGCAACATCAGCATCAGCAGTCTGTACAAGAGGAACCGCTTGTCACTAGCAAACCGCCACCAGGTCCAGTACCAGTTCAGACAACATCTCCTTCTCAACAAGCGCCACAGACAACTCCACCAATGCAAGCACCAGAACCAGCGGTGGAGAAGATCACAACGCAATTCAAAAAGTCAACCTTGAATCCAAATGCTAAAGAGTTTAACCCTAATGCCAAACCGTTCACGCCGGTAAGGGACTAT CGATCTCCCAGCACACCTACACCGAGCAGGCCGCACACTCCACAAACTCCACAATACAGTGGTGCAACAATGTCTACTGCAGTTGTCATGCCAGCATATGTAATGACAAGTCAACCTCCATCTGCTTTCTCTCAACCCCAATCCCAACCTGTGACAAGGTTCCGGAAGGGTCAATACCTAG TACCCATGATGCAACACCGCGCGCCAGACATAGCATCGCAGATGCAAGTGGCAGCGGCAACTGGACAACCCTTGCTGGCTCCAGCGCCGCTGCATCCACCATTCCAGGTGCCTTATCCGGGTCAACCAGCCTACCAGCAAATGGTGCGCATGGTGCAAGCGCCTCCACCTCCGCCACATATGGGAACGCCTTACCACCATCACCACGAGTCTCAAGGACCACAGGCTCCAGGACTCCAGTACATGGGACCACATGGTCACCCACATCATGTTGCTCAGCAGCCCCCTAGCCAAACTCCCTCTCCGGCCAATCCCAATCAACCACACACGCCTGGAGCCTACAACCCACCCGGTACTCCACAGCCCTCATACCCTCAACCACCTCCTCAAGGTCACGCGCCATCCTATCCCATCATGTGCCCTCTGCTTCCACCACACATACCCCTACCTCCTCAACATATGCAATACCTACAACAACAACCACCACCAGGACAACAAACCATACCAGTCATCCTGCCTCATAATCAGTAG